In one Saimiri boliviensis isolate mSaiBol1 chromosome 19, mSaiBol1.pri, whole genome shotgun sequence genomic region, the following are encoded:
- the RFX5 gene encoding DNA-binding protein RFX5 isoform X1 has product MRTWAQCFSKPRRADCVRILSDLPGICNVFQTWDTSESPHAGMAEDEPDAKSPKTGGRAPPGGAEAGEPTTLLQRLRGTISKAVQNKVEGILQDVQKFSDNDKLYLYLQLPSGPSTGDKSSEPSTLSNEEYMYAYRWIRNHLEEHTDTCLPKQSVYDAYRKYCESLACCRPLSTANFGKIIREIFPDIKARRLGGRGQSKYCYSGIRRKTLVSMPPLPGLDLKGSESPEMGPEVTPAPRDELVEAACALTCDWAERILKRSFSSIVEVARFLLQQHLISARSAHAHVLKAMGLAEEDEHAPRERSSKSKNSLENLEGGAHKKPERPAQPPKDLEARAGAGPLARGERKKSVVESSAPGANNLQVNALVARLPLLLPRAPRSLIPPIPVSPPILAPRLPSGALKVATLPLSSRAGAPPAAVPIINMILPTVPALPAPAPGPGPGRAPPAGLTQPRGTENREVGIGGDPGPHDKGVKRTAEVPVSEASGQDPPAKAAKQDIEDTASDAKKKRGRPRKKSGGSGERNSTLQKSATAMDSAQSSRLPWETWGSGGEGNSARGAERPGPMGEAKRGAALAQGQEDGTVSKGGRGPSSRHTKEAEDKIPLVPSKVSVIKGSRSQKEAFPLAKGEAGTVAQGNKDLKEHVLQSSLSQEHKDPKATPP; this is encoded by the exons ATGAGAACTTGGGCCCAGTGTTTTTCCAAGCCTCGAAGGGCAGACTGTGTTCGTATCCTTTCTGACCTCCCGGGCATATGCAATG TTTTCCAGACTTGGGACACTTCAGAAAG CCCTCATGCCGGGATGGCAGAAGATGAACCTGATGCTAAGAGCCCCAAGACTGGGGGAAGGGCCCCCCCAGGTGGTGCTGAGGCTGGGGAACCTACCACCCTTCTTCAAAGGCTCCGAGGTACCATTTC CAAGGCCGTGCAGAACAAGGTAGAGGGAATCCTG CAAGATGTACAGAAATTCTCTGACAATGACAAGCTGTATCTCTACCTTCAGCTCCCCTCAGGGCCCAGCACTGGAGACAAAAG CTCAGAGCCAAGTACACTGAGCAATGAGGAGTACATGTATGCCTATAGGTGGATCCGCAACCACCTAGAAGAGCACACTGACACCTGCCTCCCGAAGCAAAGTGTTTATGATGCCTATAG GAAGTACTGTGAGAGTCTCGCCTGTTGCCGCCCACTCAGCACAGCCAACTTTGGCAAGATCATCAGAGAGATCTTCCCTGACATCAAAGCTCGAAGGCTTGGTGGCCGGGGCCAGTCCAA ATATTGCTACAGTGGCATACGAAGGAAGACCTTGGTGTCTATGCCACCCCTGCCTGGACTTGACCTAAAGGGTTCTGAGAGT CCAGAAATGGGCCCAGAAGTAACCCCAGCACCTCGAGATGAACTGGTGGAGGCAGCCTGTGCCCTGACCTGCGACTGGGCAGAGCGGATCCTGAAGCGGTCCTTCAGTTCCATCGTTGAGGTCGCCCGCTTCCTGCTACAGCAGCACCTCATCTCTGCCCGATCTGCACATGCCCACGTGCTTAAGGCCATGGGGCTTGCTG AAGAGGACGAACACGCACCTCGGGAACGGTCGTCTAAATCCAAGAATAGTCTCGAGAACCTAGAGGGTGGAGCCCACAAGAAGCCAGAGAGACCAGCCCAG cCTCCTAAGGATCTGGAAGCCCGAGCTGGGGCTGGCCCTCTAGCACGTGGAGAGCGGAAGAAGAGTGTAGTTGAGAGCTCGGCTCCAGGAGCCAATAACCTGCAGGTTAATGCCCTAGTGGCTCGGCTGCCTCTGCTCCTTCCCCGGGCCCCTCGCTCACTTATTCCGCCAATCCCAGTCTCTCCACCTATCCTGGCCCCCAGGCTTCCTTCAGGTGCCCTGAAAGTGGCTACACTGCCTCTGTCTAGTAGGGCTGGGGCACCCCCAGCAGCTGTGCCCATCATTAACATGATCTTACCAACTGTTCCTGCTTTGCCTGCACCTGCACCTGGACCTGGGCCTGGGCGAGCTCCACCTGCGGGACTCACTCAGCCCCGGGGCACAGAGAACAGAGAGGTAGGCATAGGTGGTGACCCAGGACCGCATGACAAGGGTGTCAAGAGGACAGCTGAAGTACCTGTGAGTGAGGCCAGTGGGCAGGACCCACCAGCTAAAGCAGCGAAGCAGGATATAGAGGATACAGCAAGTGATGCCAAAAAGAAACGGGGGCGCCCTCGAAAAAAGTCAGGTGGAAGTGGGGAAAGGAATTCTACCCTTCAGAAGTCAGCAACTGCCATGGACTCGGCCCAGTCCTCAAGGTTACCATGGGAGACATGGGGCTCAGGAGGGGAAGGCAACTCAGCGAGAGGGGCAGAGAGGCCAGGGCCAATGGGAGAGGCCAAAAGGGGGGCAGCGCTTGCCCAGGGTCAGGAAGATGGTACTGTTTCCAAAGGAGGAAGGGGCCCCAGTTCCCGGCATACCAAAGAAGCAGAAGATAAAATTCCCTTGGTCCCCTCGAAAGTGAGTGTCATCAAGGGCAGCAGAAGCCAAAAGGAGGCTTTTCCGTTGGCAAAGGGAGAGGCAGGCACTGTGGCACAGGGTAATAAAGACTTAAAGGAGCATGTGCTTCAAAGTTCCTTATCCCAGGAGCATAAAGACCCCAAAGCAACACCCCCATGA
- the RFX5 gene encoding DNA-binding protein RFX5 isoform X2, producing MAEDEPDAKSPKTGGRAPPGGAEAGEPTTLLQRLRGTISKAVQNKVEGILQDVQKFSDNDKLYLYLQLPSGPSTGDKSSEPSTLSNEEYMYAYRWIRNHLEEHTDTCLPKQSVYDAYRKYCESLACCRPLSTANFGKIIREIFPDIKARRLGGRGQSKYCYSGIRRKTLVSMPPLPGLDLKGSESPEMGPEVTPAPRDELVEAACALTCDWAERILKRSFSSIVEVARFLLQQHLISARSAHAHVLKAMGLAEEDEHAPRERSSKSKNSLENLEGGAHKKPERPAQPPKDLEARAGAGPLARGERKKSVVESSAPGANNLQVNALVARLPLLLPRAPRSLIPPIPVSPPILAPRLPSGALKVATLPLSSRAGAPPAAVPIINMILPTVPALPAPAPGPGPGRAPPAGLTQPRGTENREVGIGGDPGPHDKGVKRTAEVPVSEASGQDPPAKAAKQDIEDTASDAKKKRGRPRKKSGGSGERNSTLQKSATAMDSAQSSRLPWETWGSGGEGNSARGAERPGPMGEAKRGAALAQGQEDGTVSKGGRGPSSRHTKEAEDKIPLVPSKVSVIKGSRSQKEAFPLAKGEAGTVAQGNKDLKEHVLQSSLSQEHKDPKATPP from the exons ATGGCAGAAGATGAACCTGATGCTAAGAGCCCCAAGACTGGGGGAAGGGCCCCCCCAGGTGGTGCTGAGGCTGGGGAACCTACCACCCTTCTTCAAAGGCTCCGAGGTACCATTTC CAAGGCCGTGCAGAACAAGGTAGAGGGAATCCTG CAAGATGTACAGAAATTCTCTGACAATGACAAGCTGTATCTCTACCTTCAGCTCCCCTCAGGGCCCAGCACTGGAGACAAAAG CTCAGAGCCAAGTACACTGAGCAATGAGGAGTACATGTATGCCTATAGGTGGATCCGCAACCACCTAGAAGAGCACACTGACACCTGCCTCCCGAAGCAAAGTGTTTATGATGCCTATAG GAAGTACTGTGAGAGTCTCGCCTGTTGCCGCCCACTCAGCACAGCCAACTTTGGCAAGATCATCAGAGAGATCTTCCCTGACATCAAAGCTCGAAGGCTTGGTGGCCGGGGCCAGTCCAA ATATTGCTACAGTGGCATACGAAGGAAGACCTTGGTGTCTATGCCACCCCTGCCTGGACTTGACCTAAAGGGTTCTGAGAGT CCAGAAATGGGCCCAGAAGTAACCCCAGCACCTCGAGATGAACTGGTGGAGGCAGCCTGTGCCCTGACCTGCGACTGGGCAGAGCGGATCCTGAAGCGGTCCTTCAGTTCCATCGTTGAGGTCGCCCGCTTCCTGCTACAGCAGCACCTCATCTCTGCCCGATCTGCACATGCCCACGTGCTTAAGGCCATGGGGCTTGCTG AAGAGGACGAACACGCACCTCGGGAACGGTCGTCTAAATCCAAGAATAGTCTCGAGAACCTAGAGGGTGGAGCCCACAAGAAGCCAGAGAGACCAGCCCAG cCTCCTAAGGATCTGGAAGCCCGAGCTGGGGCTGGCCCTCTAGCACGTGGAGAGCGGAAGAAGAGTGTAGTTGAGAGCTCGGCTCCAGGAGCCAATAACCTGCAGGTTAATGCCCTAGTGGCTCGGCTGCCTCTGCTCCTTCCCCGGGCCCCTCGCTCACTTATTCCGCCAATCCCAGTCTCTCCACCTATCCTGGCCCCCAGGCTTCCTTCAGGTGCCCTGAAAGTGGCTACACTGCCTCTGTCTAGTAGGGCTGGGGCACCCCCAGCAGCTGTGCCCATCATTAACATGATCTTACCAACTGTTCCTGCTTTGCCTGCACCTGCACCTGGACCTGGGCCTGGGCGAGCTCCACCTGCGGGACTCACTCAGCCCCGGGGCACAGAGAACAGAGAGGTAGGCATAGGTGGTGACCCAGGACCGCATGACAAGGGTGTCAAGAGGACAGCTGAAGTACCTGTGAGTGAGGCCAGTGGGCAGGACCCACCAGCTAAAGCAGCGAAGCAGGATATAGAGGATACAGCAAGTGATGCCAAAAAGAAACGGGGGCGCCCTCGAAAAAAGTCAGGTGGAAGTGGGGAAAGGAATTCTACCCTTCAGAAGTCAGCAACTGCCATGGACTCGGCCCAGTCCTCAAGGTTACCATGGGAGACATGGGGCTCAGGAGGGGAAGGCAACTCAGCGAGAGGGGCAGAGAGGCCAGGGCCAATGGGAGAGGCCAAAAGGGGGGCAGCGCTTGCCCAGGGTCAGGAAGATGGTACTGTTTCCAAAGGAGGAAGGGGCCCCAGTTCCCGGCATACCAAAGAAGCAGAAGATAAAATTCCCTTGGTCCCCTCGAAAGTGAGTGTCATCAAGGGCAGCAGAAGCCAAAAGGAGGCTTTTCCGTTGGCAAAGGGAGAGGCAGGCACTGTGGCACAGGGTAATAAAGACTTAAAGGAGCATGTGCTTCAAAGTTCCTTATCCCAGGAGCATAAAGACCCCAAAGCAACACCCCCATGA